A genomic window from Streptomyces sp. NBC_00234 includes:
- a CDS encoding GNAT family N-acetyltransferase, translating into MKIESAGAAGGRPVPQVRRRADHDLAACAGVLAAVHERDGYPVNWPDRPGDWLAPPSLLSAWVVELDGRIVGHIGLCRSDEDDVAPRLWSTRAGGRTDATAVVCRLFVAPAARGRGIGALLMAQAVGEARERGLHPVLDVVASDTAATALYEQLGWELLATVERQWEPHGTVTLRCYAAPTAPAWPPGRTSVTTSNEG; encoded by the coding sequence ATGAAGATCGAGAGCGCCGGTGCGGCCGGCGGACGTCCTGTCCCGCAGGTCCGTCGCAGGGCCGATCACGACCTGGCCGCCTGCGCCGGCGTGCTCGCTGCCGTCCACGAGCGCGACGGCTATCCGGTGAACTGGCCCGACCGGCCCGGCGACTGGCTGGCGCCGCCGTCGCTTCTGTCGGCCTGGGTGGTGGAACTGGACGGGCGGATCGTCGGCCACATCGGGCTGTGCCGAAGCGACGAGGACGACGTGGCACCTCGCTTGTGGAGTACCCGAGCAGGTGGGCGTACGGACGCGACGGCCGTGGTGTGCCGGCTGTTCGTCGCTCCGGCCGCCCGTGGTCGTGGGATCGGTGCGTTGCTGATGGCGCAGGCCGTCGGGGAGGCGCGGGAACGCGGTCTGCATCCGGTCCTTGATGTGGTCGCGTCGGACACCGCGGCGACAGCGCTGTACGAGCAGCTGGGCTGGGAACTGCTGGCCACGGTCGAACGGCAGTGGGAGCCCCACGGGACTGTGACCCTCCGCTGCTACGCGGCGCCGACGGCTCCGGCCTGGCCGCCTGGTCGGACGTCGGTCACCACGTCAAACGAGGGGTGA
- a CDS encoding NPP1 family protein — MNTSSRIRRVSLTLGSALALVIAFPGNAFAAPPSALPAAADGLEQTFQPAFDYDTDGCYPTPAIGSDGTIAPGLNPSGALNGQCRDAWDLDNTNGYARSTCNNGWCAIMYGLYFEKDQAVAGSGLGGHRHDWEHVVVWVQNNQAQYVSTSAHGNFDIYGRDRIRWDGTHPKVVYHKDGLSTHCFRPANTNDEPPENHKGSWQFPTLVGWNGYPAGLRDKLSQADFGSAVFGLKDGNFSAHLAKAKPAGISFDPYA, encoded by the coding sequence TTGAACACGAGCTCGCGCATTCGAAGAGTGTCGCTGACCCTGGGCAGCGCACTAGCGCTCGTCATCGCATTCCCGGGCAACGCCTTCGCGGCTCCGCCCTCGGCGCTGCCCGCCGCCGCGGACGGGCTGGAGCAGACGTTCCAGCCTGCCTTCGACTACGACACGGACGGCTGCTACCCCACTCCCGCCATCGGATCCGACGGGACGATCGCCCCGGGCCTCAACCCGAGCGGTGCGCTCAACGGGCAGTGCCGTGACGCGTGGGACCTGGACAACACCAATGGGTACGCCCGCTCCACGTGCAACAACGGCTGGTGCGCGATCATGTACGGCCTCTATTTCGAGAAGGACCAGGCCGTGGCGGGCAGCGGGCTCGGTGGGCACCGTCATGACTGGGAACACGTCGTCGTCTGGGTGCAGAACAACCAGGCCCAGTACGTCTCCACCTCCGCCCACGGCAACTTCGACATCTACGGCCGCGACCGGATCCGGTGGGACGGCACGCATCCCAAGGTCGTCTACCACAAGGACGGCCTGAGCACGCACTGCTTCCGTCCCGCGAACACCAACGACGAGCCGCCGGAGAACCACAAGGGCAGCTGGCAGTTCCCCACCCTCGTCGGCTGGAACGGCTACCCGGCGGGCCTCCGTGACAAGCTGAGCCAGGCCGATTTCGGGAGTGCCGTCTTCGGCCTCAAGGACGGCAACTTCAGCGCCCACCTGGCGAAGGCGAAGCCGGCCGGCATCTCGTTCGACCCCTACGCCTGA
- a CDS encoding GNAT family N-acetyltransferase — translation MNDLNFRRADDADLTTLVRLRDDAARWMLAQGITGQWQPGELDEDHFRRIMAGGEVWLAEADGHVAGALELWWADEDAWGPQPPVASYVHRLMVDRDRARPGTGRMLLRAAERRVAEAGRTCVRLDCLAGNARLNAYYVDIGYNVVGHKKGKPQPGGEPKSFTLLEKPLPTLSRCSG, via the coding sequence GTGAATGATCTCAACTTCCGTCGTGCCGACGACGCAGACCTCACCACTCTTGTCCGCCTGCGCGACGACGCGGCCCGCTGGATGCTCGCCCAGGGCATCACCGGCCAATGGCAGCCCGGTGAGCTGGACGAGGACCACTTCCGCCGGATCATGGCGGGCGGCGAGGTATGGCTCGCGGAGGCCGACGGCCACGTCGCCGGGGCCCTGGAACTGTGGTGGGCGGACGAGGACGCCTGGGGGCCGCAGCCACCCGTGGCCAGCTACGTGCACCGGCTGATGGTGGACCGCGACCGTGCCCGGCCGGGCACGGGACGGATGCTGCTGCGAGCTGCGGAGCGCCGCGTGGCCGAGGCGGGGCGGACGTGCGTACGTCTGGACTGCCTGGCCGGCAATGCACGCCTGAACGCCTACTACGTCGACATCGGCTACAACGTCGTCGGCCACAAGAAGGGCAAGCCGCAACCGGGCGGTGAACCCAAGTCGTTCACGCTCCTCGAGAAGCCCCTGCCGACGTTGTCCCGTTGTTCGGGTTGA